A portion of the Chondrinema litorale genome contains these proteins:
- a CDS encoding heme exporter protein CcmB, with product MRNHLLAEVKALFLKEVMLEWRQKYAFNSIIVYIVSTVFVCYLSFNLRLPDAITWNALFWIILLFSAVNGISKSFQQEREGRTFFYYQLASPEAIIIAKMLYNACFMMVISLTGLLIFSLVLGNPVQDNLLFILNIVIGAIGFSSTLTMISGIASKAGNNGSLMAVMGLPVVLPLLLMLIKVSKNAMDGLARSTSVNEIVTIMAIITIVIAASVMLFPYLWRS from the coding sequence ATGAGAAATCATTTACTCGCCGAAGTAAAGGCCTTGTTTTTAAAGGAAGTGATGCTTGAGTGGAGGCAAAAATATGCGTTTAATAGCATTATTGTCTATATCGTTTCTACAGTTTTTGTTTGCTACCTTAGTTTCAATCTTCGTTTACCTGATGCTATTACCTGGAATGCACTTTTCTGGATAATCTTGTTGTTTTCGGCTGTAAATGGTATTTCTAAGAGTTTTCAGCAGGAGCGAGAGGGGAGAACCTTTTTCTATTACCAGTTGGCAAGTCCAGAGGCAATTATTATCGCCAAAATGCTCTACAATGCCTGCTTTATGATGGTAATTTCTCTTACCGGATTATTAATATTTTCGTTGGTGTTGGGAAATCCCGTTCAAGACAATCTGTTGTTTATTTTAAATATAGTGATAGGTGCAATTGGTTTTTCATCTACACTTACAATGATATCTGGAATAGCTTCTAAAGCAGGAAATAACGGCTCCTTAATGGCTGTAATGGGTTTACCAGTTGTTTTGCCACTATTACTTATGCTAATAAAAGTATCTAAAAATGCGATGGATGGTTTAGCAAGAAGTACCAGTGTAAACGAAATTGTAACTATAATGGCAATTATTACTATTGTAATTGCTGCATCAGTAATGCTATTTCCTTATCTTTGGCGAAGTTAA